The nucleotide window ACTCGATGCTTTTCAACTTCCTCTTCGGAGAGCACTGTTAACTACCGAGAAGGGTTTTCACGATCTTCCTCTCAACCTCGGCCCGACTGCGGGACAGCCCTCTCTCGCTGACCCCTCACCTACGACCTCGGGGAGGGCACACCAGACTGCGGTCTGACTCCACAGTCCTGCCCACAGCACCAATAACAGAAGTGGCCTTAGAATCCCCAGAGCGTTGCAAACACGATCAGAAACTTTCTCCCGTCCTGGCGCCGGCGGGGACGCCGGGGACTTTTGCTTTGCAGCTCCCCGGGTGACCGCTCCAGGGTTTTCCCGAGCGCAGCGCAGCGCGCAGGAGAGGGGCGCGGTGGGCACTGCGCCCCGGCTGCGGGGACCCCAGCCCGCCGGCGCCCGCCCGGCCCCTGGCGCGAGACCCGCGCACTCACCCGGCTCCGCGCGCGAGCCGCACGGTGGCGACGGGCAGAGCCAGCACCTGCCGCGGCCGGGCGTCCCCGCTGTCTCGGCGGCCGCCGGCGCCTCACTCGCGCCCGGGGGTGCTTCGTCGGTCAGCGGTGACGCGAGCTCCCCCGGCTCGGCGGCCCCGGCGCTGTCCTCGGGCCGCATCTCGCGACCCGCGCTCTCCCCGCGGCCGGCGCGGCGTCTGGCACCAGCCGCAGCCGCTCAGCTGCCCAGCTCTTCCGGCGGGCGCCGGCGGCCCTGCGCGTGCGCGCGGccctccccccaaccctcccCCCGCTCCTCTCCCCAGGGGCCGCGCTCGGGCTCGGC belongs to Lemur catta isolate mLemCat1 chromosome 14, mLemCat1.pri, whole genome shotgun sequence and includes:
- the SLC35G1 gene encoding solute carrier family 35 member G1 isoform X2, with the protein product MRPEDSAGAAEPGELASPLTDEAPPGASEAPAAAETAGTPGRGRCWLCPSPPCGSRAEPGVSMSGLDDTLMKSGPGTDQRVAPSQELTQKLGLLAQKVNEFSSFSEESLVLPP